The genomic DNA GCAAGACCCAACACAGCAACCTTCTTGCCTTTCAAGGAAGGCAGTTTTCTTTCGAGGAGTTTAATCATCCTTTTCGGCTGCTCCTCATTGACATTCATCACGGCCTTCAGAAGTTTGGGATCGTAGCCAATATCCTTTGCCTTATGGATGAGCGCTTTCACATCCTTTGGAAAACAGCTGCCACCAAATCCAACACCAGCTCGTAAGAAGTGCGGCGACAGTCTGTGGTCCATGCCGACGGCACGCATGACTTCATAGGCATCTATGCCAAACTCTTTACAGATGTTGCCAATCTCATTTGCGAAGGAAATCTTTGTGGAAAGAAGTGCATTAGAGGCGTATTTGACCATCTCTGCTGCAACAAGGCTCATCCTTAGGATCGGAGAACACTTTTCACCGTAGAACTCGCGATAGAATTCTTCTAGAGCGTCTCCCGCGGATTTATCACTCTCACCTATTACAATTCGATCAGGATGCAAGGTATCATAGACTGCGTTGCCTTCTCTCAAAAACTCTGGGCTCATGCATAGCCCAAAATCCGATCCAATTTTTTTACCAGAGTGTTTTTCTATCACTGGTTTGACAATTTCTTCCGTTGTACCTGGAGCTACGGTGCTTTTTACTACAACTAGATGGCCGTCTTTATCCTTTAGGGCTTCACCTATTTCTTTAGCAGAAGATTTGATGAATCCGAGATCGATGCTCCCATCTGCTTTACTTGGTGTCCCTACGGCAATGAAAGTGATATCGGAGTCGAGGATTGCCTCTTTCCTTCCTACCATTACCCTTAAGTTGCCTTTTTTCACAGCCCCCACCAAAATGGGAGTCAGGTCCTTCTCATAAAAAGGCGCCTTTCCCTCCTTGATCAGTTCGACTTTCTTGGGGTCATGTGTGGAGGCTATGACATCAAAACCTTTATGGGCAAAGCAAGCTGCGCTAACCAAGCCAACAAAGCCCATCCCGATAACAGATATTCGTTTCATGTCCTTCACCGCTTGTAAAAATCTTTTAACCTGATAGTATCCTCTAGATCCGGAGTGGACACCTCGTGAATTAGCGTGTTCTCCAAGGCGACGATCGTGTGGGGGGTATTCGGTTTTATCCGAATGGTATCATTCCGCCCGAATCGCTTCTTTCCATCCTCAAATTCAATGTAACCTGAGCCGCTCATTATAAACATGGTTTCATCCTTTCGCTCGTGATAATGATGCGATGTTCTATAGGCTTCTTTGAGGAACAATTCCTTGGTCAAATACTTATCGGTGGAGATCAAAATCTTCTCGTAGCCCCAGGGCTTATCTTCTCTATGGGCATACTCTTTTTTGATTTCCTCTATGTCCTTGGTCGTATCGATAGAACTCCAGAACAGGCCATCTTCTTTATAATAACCCAGTTTTCCTGAATCAGCCAGCATTGGAAATACGGTTTTCTCTATATCACCACCTTCAAAGTTATCAAAGCATGAAGAACAATCCTTTTTAAAACAATAGATGCCACCATTTATGTAATGCTCCAAAAAGGGCTTCTCCCGAAAAGACTTGATACTATCCTCACCAAGAACCACTACTCCATAAGGGCTTCTCATTTTCGTGACAAACATAGTTGCAATGAAGTCGGAATTTTGAAATAGGGTGATCATCTTTTTCAAATTTAGATCTGCAATAACATCACCATTCATAATAGTCACATCATCTTCAACAGAGGCAAGACCCATTTTTATGGCGTTTAGGGTGCCAAGTGGTTCATCTTCGACGATATAATCGATTTTCACCCCTTTGTACTCGGAGCCGTATCTCTCCATGATTTTTTCACTCAGATAACCTGTCAACAATACTACATGATCGATTCCAGCAGATAAGAAGCCCAATAGCTGATTATCCAGAATCGTATAGCCTTCCTTGATTTCGATAAGGGATTTTGGTATCTCATCCGTGAAAGGTCGAAGACGTTTGCCATGACCACCGCAAAGGACCATTCCGATCATGATGACATCCTTTTACACAAGACATCTTAAGCGTTATGTATATTATTCAGATAGATTATTCAATGTTTTTTGCAATCTTTTCTAAAGCTTCAATAAGTCTTTTTTCAGTTTTGTGTTGGGTATACGTTTACATCAGTGCAACCGAGCGCAGTCGGTTAATTGCTGTTATGCTCTCTAACTGAAGGGGGGAATTTTAGTGCAACGATGTCGAAGGCAAAAATTTCGAGTTGCAAGTCCACCGAAAATTCATTTCCAGAATGAAATTTGCCAGCCTGTTTTGTTACCCTTTTCAATCCAAGTAATGAGCAATAATGGATCTTTGGAATATATCCTAAGTAATGCCGGCTTTAATCTGGGTGGCTTCCCTGGCTCAGATTCTACTGTAGGAGCTATGACTATTTTTTCGCTGCTCTTGCTTCCGCCAATTATTTCGATATTATCTTCAAATGGCGGTGCAATTTGTACTGTTTTGGAGCCAACCTTTCCTTTTAATCCTATGATTTCCGCATTTGCTGCATTTGTATTTATCAACTCAAGTTGGTAAATCCAAATTCCCTTTTCTGCATCGAAATTCACTGTGGTGTTTTCATGACCAAAACTCAGCATTATGCCGCTATCAGGACCGGGGCCGCCAGCGCCCATACTTCCTTGCCCCACCTCAACTTTGTGGAGCCATGGCAGGGTAAAGACCGTGCCAAAAATTACCAAAAATGTGAGGCCTGCGATCAATCCTCTCTTGTTTGAATTTGCCACTACCTTGATTTTAGAGAGAATGCCAGTGATAAATATGAACAGCACCGAGCTGAAAAACAGGATGTTTAACATGGAGAAGAAAAGATAAGACGATACGTTGCCTACACCCACGCCTTCGTTAGCCCAGTCTGCCGTTAAGAAAAAGCCTTTCAGCATTGTTAGCGGGACCACCGGAGGGAAGCCCAAGAACACGAATATGGGAACAGGAAGAGTGTAAGCTACCAGTCCCATTAAAACGAAAAATAAGTCTTTTTTGAGATGATATCCTTTATTTCGAAGTATGTACAAGCTGAAGATCATAGTGATGGTAAGGATGGAAAGAAGCGATATGCCCGTGGTTGCGATGGCGAAGAAAATTGCAAACGGTAGAGCGGAAACTAGAATCAAAATGCCTAAAATTTTTCTGACATAAATTTCGATTTTAGAGGGGTTTATAATATCTTTTTCAACCTCAACCCTCGCCTTAGCATTTTTCATAAGTAATCTCGCATCAAACACCCATCATACATAAAGAAATATCAATTTTATAAAGTTTCTTGTGGCGGACTCGCAATCGAGCAGGACGTACAGGTTAAGCGAAGTTCCGAGCAATAGCGAGGAATTTGAATGAATGTGAGCGAATCGCTTAACCGTTGTAATGAGCCCCGAACGGAGCGAAACGAGGGTACAACGTGGTCGCGGCAAGGAAAGCCGTAAGGCAGTTTTTTGCGAAGCAAAAAAATTCCGAAGAGTAATTTTGAGAGGCGTTCAAGCGAATGAACAAAGTGGTACATCAAGGACAAAAAGTGAGGGGCTCTGGAGTTTTTTAGAAGTATTATAACACCTAGCTCTTAAATGCTAGAAATACATATTGCTGAGGAGTAAAATGTTGAGCGCCAGACTTCATGGCAAGATTTTTAAGAGCATTATTCTTTGCAATTCTCACATCGTAACCGTTTGAAGTAAAGTTTCTTTCAACAAAACCTGCTAATTCTCCTGGTACTGCACCATGCAATATCAATGTGAAATCATTAGTTCTGAGAAGATTTATAGTATAATCAAATAACTCATCAGTAAGGCTGGATGCGATTACTACATCTTCAGGGCCAAGATTAATATCATGCATATAGTCTTCAACTCGACTATTCACTAAGTTTACGTTTGCTCCTACTTTCCCAACTATTCCTCTGCCCCTGTCTATTACTCCAGAATTTGAATCTATTGCAGTAGCAGTTCTGCTAGTCAGCTTATTGTATGCTATCGAAGCAACAGGAATCCCACATGCGAAGTCATACACGTTTCCATGATTGCCAACAGCAATAGCTGCTATTGCACCAAGTTTTACAAGATTTTCAACTTCTTCTAGCGAAAACCGCTTTAGCGTAGGTACATTATACCCACTAGGTGGAAATGAGGAGAATCCTCCACTATTTTGTATTGATTGCCTGCGGAACTCGTTATAAAAAGCTTTAGCAACTCTATCAGTTTGTTCTCCTTTATTACCTAGTATTTTTATTTTTCCATTACGGGTTAAAGAAACTAAATGTAAATTTTCTTTTCCAACGAGTGTGTCAAGTAGTTCTATGCCGTTCACATCATAATAAGGAGTAATGTTTCTTTTTAAAACTTTTCATTTATGATTACATGGAATAGTTATTATGGTGGGATTTACACGGGTTTCATCAACCCCCAAGCCTCTTTCTATTTTAAGCCTCTCAAAATTATTGGATTTAACAACTATTAAGCAAGATAAATAATCGGCTCTGTAGAAAACCTTTCCTCTCAACTCTAGCTTAATGCAAACTCTTATAAAAAGTAAGTATCCCCTGAGTGATAGCAGAAGACCGACAACAGGGGATGGATGTAAGTGTCTACGATAGGTATATTAAGTTTATTGTATTGATACGGCTTGGCAATAACAGGGAACTCAAGGGCTCCCATGTACTCGAACAAGTATTCGAAGAGAGTCTATGA from Methanocellales archaeon includes the following:
- a CDS encoding UDP-glucose/GDP-mannose dehydrogenase family protein — translated: MKRISVIGMGFVGLVSAACFAHKGFDVIASTHDPKKVELIKEGKAPFYEKDLTPILVGAVKKGNLRVMVGRKEAILDSDITFIAVGTPSKADGSIDLGFIKSSAKEIGEALKDKDGHLVVVKSTVAPGTTEEIVKPVIEKHSGKKIGSDFGLCMSPEFLREGNAVYDTLHPDRIVIGESDKSAGDALEEFYREFYGEKCSPILRMSLVAAEMVKYASNALLSTKISFANEIGNICKEFGIDAYEVMRAVGMDHRLSPHFLRAGVGFGGSCFPKDVKALIHKAKDIGYDPKLLKAVMNVNEEQPKRMIKLLERKLPSLKGKKVAVLGLAFKNDTDDIRESRAIPIIKMLMDKNVRVSVYDPLANENMRSIFPDPDIEYCTSAEESLRNADACLVVTEWDEFKKLDHEFDVMKNRIIIDGRKVISPREGIDYEGLCW
- a CDS encoding sugar phosphate nucleotidyltransferase; translated protein: MIGMVLCGGHGKRLRPFTDEIPKSLIEIKEGYTILDNQLLGFLSAGIDHVVLLTGYLSEKIMERYGSEYKGVKIDYIVEDEPLGTLNAIKMGLASVEDDVTIMNGDVIADLNLKKMITLFQNSDFIATMFVTKMRSPYGVVVLGEDSIKSFREKPFLEHYINGGIYCFKKDCSSCFDNFEGGDIEKTVFPMLADSGKLGYYKEDGLFWSSIDTTKDIEEIKKEYAHREDKPWGYEKILISTDKYLTKELFLKEAYRTSHHYHERKDETMFIMSGSGYIEFEDGKKRFGRNDTIRIKPNTPHTIVALENTLIHEVSTPDLEDTIRLKDFYKR